In the genome of Megachile rotundata isolate GNS110a chromosome 16, iyMegRotu1, whole genome shotgun sequence, the window TCGCCGCTTCCTTGATACTTGAAACTCTACGTGCGTCGACTTCTAACAATACAATTGTTGGATCAGCGGAGTGagatataatttgaataaaatgtgGAATTCGAGAGTAGTCTAATTATCGAGAAATACTTCAAATCATATGCTTTCCACGAAGATAATAGTGTAGGGCGTATAAAAGTAGGGACGCGAACAGTAAAGTGGAAGCTAAGTGGGGACTGAAGAGAGCGCGCGCCGACTGGACGCATGCGTTAATAATCCTTGCGAACGaccgagagagaaaaagagaaatcCGATTTACCGTCTGGTGAACCGGGATGTAAACAGGATGCCGCGAGAGGATAACGCGAGGACACGTCGCGGGCAAGGTCGTTGCCATCGGAGATTCCAGGCTACTCACCTGTGAGTCTCTCCGCGACTATACCTTGCCTTTACCACTCTTGCAACCTTTTATAACATCTTCGATTCAGAGTAATTCGAAAACGGAAAACCTTAGGAGAATTAATCACTGTTCTACGCGAATGTTCCTACAGAGCCTCTGTACGATTCAGGGCTACTAATTACGATCGACAAAGGAAGACAAGCGTGAGAATCCTCGACCGTATTGGAAAATGAAATCCACGGAGTTAAAAGGCAAATGGGGTTACGCTTAGAAAAAGAGAAACGTTTTTGACTTTATTTAGACCGCACGATCTGTTAATTGAACCTTGTGCCCATCAATATTTCTTACTGAAGCGAAGAATCTTGCCTAGTAGAACTCGCAATTAAACGTGCGAGGTTTTAAGGTCAGACTGAAACGCCGCGGGAAAACAAGCATCGCGAAAACGATGTCACGAGGATATGTCATAGTGGCAAGGTCGTTGTCACTAAGCACCCTAGGTTGTTCACATTCAAGGACCTTTCTAGTCGCATTTCATGCACGTACGATCTCACCCGACTGGAACACGAGGGAGAGCAAAGGTAAGTAAACCGAGAGGAGGTCGCGTTTCTGGTGGAAGCGGGTCAATTTAAACGTTTTCCTTAAATGGTTAGTTATTAGATTCTAGTTACTTTCTCTCAACTGCTATCttgctataatttttaatatcttgaTTTCGTGATTGGAGATCAAGTACTATTAGTTCATCATACCACTATTCCTCTAACTCGCTATTCTATTTAACAGAACAGGTTTCTGGACCTGTACAATAAGATTTCAGAAGTCCCTGGACCATTGAAGGCCACTATGAAGAAACGtctacctatcatttaagcTCAGCCCGAGACCGGGTGTTTAATCAATAAATAAAGCAACCTTTAAAAACGATCTTAAGGACAGGATTCCTGGCGCACGCAAAATCGCGTGAGAAACCCGCTGTTCCGACGCGTAGAGAGGAATGACCGGTTAGAATATTCAGCGTCCAAAGCGGTCGGATCGCGTGCACTCGTCGATCCTCGAATATAACTCACGTTGAATTATCGATTGGCGTTACACGCTGTGTCGCGAGGAAATTTCGCGCGAGGCATCCGTCATTCCTGATCGTACGATTAATCAAAATTTTCGTGGCCTCCCTCGGACATGGGTCCTCACGACTCTCATTAACCACGACCCAGGCTCGATCATTAACTTCACCCTGAATATAAATCGATCTTTCGGTGTATGAACGAGTACGCGTGACTTTAATCGCGGCCCATTTATCTTCAACGAGCCTAACGATACACTGAACGTACCGCACACTTTTGGTACCTTTCTTTCAGCGAGAAAGGAAAGTCATTTATGCGGCTGAAGATGTTTTCACTAACGAGGAGAGTGTTTCGCAGATATTTAAACGAGCTGATACATAATCATTATGATATTCTATAACTTTCTACATATCATTTTAACAACAGGAGGTTGATAACTCGGAAGATACGAGAGAATTCAAGGAGAACGAGAAAAGAGCATACCCCAGAGTCAAGGGAAAACCTGGTCTAAAGAGATTCTAATCTAGAAACTGTTATCCTCGCATGAAAAGAATGCTTCCTTCTAGATAAGGAAAGTCTAAGTTGCACACGACTGTATAATCTTTCTATTAGCGAGATAAATGCGAGCAGAAACGGTAAAATAATCCTGCAGCTCATCGAATTACCATATATCAAGACGCATTCTCACGTATCGGTTGATAGAAGCCGACATAGCACGGTGATAAGGCGACTATTTTCATTCGACAGCTGGGTGACACACTTTTTGACGATCATCCTGAAATCTCGCTCTTTTTCCACGGTGACTTTCGTGAAACTTTCTCGAGGAGGTCCGATGCATTTTTATGAAGCTGAATCCCCTTCCTCTCTCGAGACTGGCAACGATGGTCGCCAAGTGAGTTTGAAGTTCCTCGTATGGGTACGGGAGCTGGTTTCGCCGTTTCTTCAGACgagtaatttttttaatgacaGCATTCATCACGCATAATCGATCTCTTCTGCGAGAGGAGAGATTTCTACTCGCGCAGCGTTTGTCCCATAATCTCGCGTCTTTCTTGTTCGTCGTAAAATTTCAGTGCTTCTCGACGTTAACAGCGATCCAACTAATAACCGCTAACTTGTTGAAGCAACGTTGAACAATGTGGTGTAATTATGGCTGAAATGTGGGCAATGATGTAGATGATAAGCGATATGAAATAAATAGAATGATagaacaatataaaaaataccCTAGAACAATCCTGTAGTACTAGTATCCACATGTTAGTATTATAGTAACAGTCCCATTCACGAGTAGTAGTTTTACTAACGTTCACGCAGAGCGAATGAGCAATACAGTGACAATGAAAATGGGATATAAGTCCTCGGCTCGTTAGACTTCTTCCACTTATTTCTCTTCACAGGACTTTCTTTCAACTTTTTCACCCCTCGATCATGTCCCAATCAGCTTTTTCTCCAGACCAGCAAAGGAGAGTCGTTTCTCTTTACCTGGATAAGGTGATGGTAGTTTCTTTTTCACCGCTTTCCCTATGGCTGCGTTAAACGTGACCCTGACCTCGACACCGTGTAGACGTACAAGGTGATTAATACGTTCCTAAGGGATTTATCTATTAACCAGAATCCATGTGCGAACAGCAGACCGAACGGATTTCTCTGTAGGGTTTCGATTAGCCATGTTCTTCGTATGACCCAATGGCTGAGACGAGTTTGAAGACTGAGAAGTTGTacgaagaaaaataaagaatcaaCGAAGATAAAATGATCTTGATAGATGATATACAACCAAACAAACCAATAGATAAATAGCGATATTATCGCACATCACACTGATGATAAAAATGGGTTTATCTAGGTGCTGATATGCAAGGTTCATTTGAATAAACAAGAATGATTTCAAACTTATCAAGCTGGTATTAGATATAGCAGATTATTAATATTTGGCTTCCAACGTTGTTAGAACTGCAGAGTTCGTGACTTGCATTTGCTAATCCGTTAATCTCGTTATTCTAGCCTCGGTATCCTTGTCTCTCGCTAATCAACTTAACGTACGACCACTTCTCTAATTACCTAGACTACCGCCATGAAAATTAACGGCCCAAAGTCTTCCATCGACGATTTCTGGAAACTTTGTTCCGGAGTTTGCACGAGAGATCCTACATTGATAGAATTCATAACATGGTGAATTTTTAAGCAAGTGCCGCAGCTGGTTTCTAAGAAATCAAACATCTTTCGGGCAGTTTCTCGTTACTTTCTCCCACCAGAAGCGAGCAAGAAAGTAAAAATGGAGAGCGATGTCGCCTTTCCTTCCCTCGGGGTAGCCACTTTCCGTAGGGTGGCCTTAATGGCGTATAATAAGCGTGACTTTCTTGAACACTTGCTACCAGCCGATCAGACGACAACTTTTTCCGCTGCATTTTGAAGGCGAAATGCAGTCGGGAGTATGGGAAGTTGGGAAcgtgggattcggggatatcggaactggggaatgtggaaacccAGATGTGTAGCAACTTGAAAATGCGGAGACTCACGGATTTGCGAGTAAGAGGACTTGCGAATATTCCCAGTAAGCGACAGGATGGAAACTTGCGAATATTCCCAAGCGTGGGACCAAACGCGATGAAAGTTTGCGAGTATCTCTAAGGCGATGGCCGAACCGAATACTTTACTGTCCTCAGCCTTAAGATATAAATTCTGAGTCCAACAAAAATAGAGATGGCAAACATTTTCATGTCAACGACCGACCAGAATATTTGTTAATAGTTCTATTCTTCTGTACAGAGTCCTGCAGTGAAATTGCGAGGACAACGAAGTGTTAACGTTCCCCGAGACTCAGGGGGACTTTCGGATGATCGGCGATCCACGACAAGAAGCGGTCTTACGAGATCGCGCGTGGATCAGAGAGCGTGTTCGGTTCTCGTTGTTGGAAAAACTGGTCCCTTGCTGCTGGCCGTCGTGTTTCTTCTCGTCGAAAGCATACTTTCGTTGTTGCTAGGAAACTTCGATTTTAGACTACCTCAACGACCCTGCAAGACAACATGTGcgatataatttttacatttttctacaGATTATAAAGAGCAAAAATAAACTACAGATAAATATCATCGAACATCTGAAAGTTACTTATTCTTTATATCATTCTCGATAAAAAGACACAATTGGAAAGAAGTTTAATCGTATGTTTAAGCTGCATCTTTTTCCCTTTTCCCCAGAGTGTAATAAACTCTGCACTGGATTATCCGGTttctttgttacatttttatgctCCAGGAGTGTATTTCCGGTGTCTAGTTCTGTTGCGGTCATTAAAAAGCGATTAGCAGAAAATAAAATGGTAAATTGGGCGAGGGGTAGGCGATTTCGCACGAGATTTTCTTCTGGTCTTGCCaggaattacatttttttacaaGATGTCGTTCGCAGGACATGGGTAATCAAGATGGCGGAAACTGACAACGCGAAATATCGCCCTCCACGCAATTACCCGTTTTTCTAGACACGTTGATCCTTGTAATTACAGTCCGAGTCGAGTATAATCTCCCGagaaatttttcgattttttgcaAATAGTTATTACAGCTTTAATTTCGCTCGGATGATTGTAATTTGGCGCGAAACGATtccaaatagaaaaattatgaGTTTCATCCAAAAATGTTTGAACTATTATATCTAACTTTTTATGAAACAATTTTAtactcgataaaaaatattatttttcaacaGTATGTCATACGCGTTCAACTATGAATTTCAGAAACACgaccaaaaaataaatttacattttctgtCAAGTATCTATGATTATTTATTCGACGCACGACAATATTTCTCGGCGAAACAGCATGGAAAGGACACTTTCTTCGTAGTTTCCAAATTAAATGTCAGCTCAAGTGGAACGTCAACTCGAGTGGAACGTCAAGTTGATTCCCCAACTTCCggtttaataataaacatagacagggagagagaaatTTCGTTCCaattatgaacgacagaattcAGATTCGATTTCTCTGTGCTCGGTGATTCCTTGCGCCAGCCATCCTTcaaaaaaaaatatgcaatgAGAATTTAAGGTCACTGTGATAATCACGAAAAGGAGAAATATTTAAGAGAGAAAAAAGGAGCATCGTTAACGAGTCGACGTCCGGTTTGATCATCTCTGAATTTTAATGAACGCTGATTTAAATTCGAACGTTCTTTGAAAACAACGCTGTTTATGCGTAAGAaatataattaagaaattaaatattattaaatattcgaaaaatcACTGGCTCGAAACTGTTATACTTTCGTTACACTAGCGAAACTTTTaggagaaaaattgaagaacttaacCTTAATACGGGAGAGAAAAAATGGCGGGAATTAAATGAAACGTGAAACGATCGTTTTAAACGCAATTTGAAAACAATACAGTACCCTAATTTTGCGGGTTTCAAAAGACGTCATAACAGTAAAACGAGTAAATACAATAAAGACGAAAAGCTGGAACTATTATGAGCAAGATTTACTACTCGAGATTGCATCTCTCGCGACGTTTAAACAGCAATTAAGACGAAGCTTAAGGTCACGTGACTGTGCTAATATCAGATAATAAGAACAGATACGGGTCGCTGAGCGAAATATAATTACGCGAAAAGTTAACCTCTGAAGGGTTAACTTTAATAAAAGATGGCGAATAAATCCTTAAGCGAGCTAAACTCGATAAAAATAGTCGATTGTGTAACTGTAAAACGCAACTCGTACGAGTTCACTTTTTTTCCTCGTTTGGGTCGTCTTTACGAGGCAGAGAATTGCCAGAAAAGGGTAGAAGTCGACAGGACGATACTTTCCACGTTAGGATACGGTTCGCGACTAATCGGACACGAGTCGTGTTTTAACAGCcagttctttttctttctttcgcgaAACACCAAAATCACTTTGATTCATGGGCCACTTCTTTCCACGATGAATTTGCATACTATCCATAATTCTATGTATAAACAAAGAATTCTGAGCCAAACTCGCGGAACCGGAATCCAATTACTTCGACTGATTCTTCTGTAGATAAATAACGCACATCGAGAACGTTCACACGTggcatttaaaaaatgaattctaCCCGTTAAGGCAAAAAAGAACTGACAACGGTTTCGTGATAAATATATGCGTTAATACTAGCCTGAGTTGGTATTCATCGTTTGCAAGAAAACCAGTTGATCCTGAACAATAACCCAACAGGAACAAACCGACTCGTACATTTACCTATCACGGAATCTGCATTGCAGGACGAGTAACGGTGCATCCTACGCGTGCGCATGCGCGGTGAATCGTATTGAAAACGCGCGCGCGAAGGGAACGACGAATTCTCGACCTTGAGAAAATCGAGAAAAATCGAATCAAATCGAATCGCATCGAGTCGAAAGTCGCTCTCTCGCTCGCCGTCGGGCATTTCTCGTGAACACTCGGGTAGTCACGTAAATCGCATACCTCGTGTTCTCCCTCTGATTACGTAAACGGATCGGGAACAAACGTATTACTTAATCGTGCGATTCTGCATAAATCACGACAACACGATTCAAGGAACTGCGTGTCTCGAAATGAACCTTAGGTATCGAAGCGCAAACAATTTCTCCGACTTTCATTTCACAGTGGTACGACCTCTAGCGACAGCtaacaaaaaatgtatttaaactaGTATCGAGTTACAACGATTTATCGATGCTTTTTTAATGGCGGTTTCAAATTTCCTTCGGTATGTTTACAGTTGGAGAAGAGTACGGTTAGTGCACAATATAACTCACAAGTTAacctaacatttttataaataatgtagaagaataataattgaagaGTTGGACTAGAAAGCAGGTATCGAAATATCGAACGCAATACACGTCTAGTAATAGTTACATCACTATACAAAGCCTAATGAAGAATTTGCAAGAAACTGTTGCGTTTTCGTCACGAATGAGACCACAGGATAATAGACGGTACATAGATGGCAGTATTACGAACTAAACTCACCGAGTGTACGATGGAATTTACATCACTTCCGATTATCGGTTCTCTGTACAAGCACGAAAAAATGGTGCATCAATGAGGTTATAACCATAACTGTGCATACGGTGCGGGCTCACGTAGACCGAAACGAAATGCACGTTACAGTTGAGAAATAATCTATTACTCGACCGATTTTGGTCAGTGAAACTTTTTGTTTTACGGAACTGTTATTCGTAAGAATAATTTCTGTGCCTTCTGGCAGGTATTGCGTCAATAACGGAGTCTCCCGGAAGTCGAAGCGATCAATTCCGTGAAATAAAAAGTAGAGAAAATCAACGATGCTATACTGGACTTAACGCTTCAACGAGCACGTATAATACTTTTTCCTCTACATACAATTACACGTGTACACTCatgcaatttccaaatataaaacCTTTGTACTTATAAAAATCACTCTtcgaataaattacaatttgcagGTAAACAGAATGATCGTGACGCACgacgaaattcaattaaaatgtgGATCACAGTTTGACTAACAAAcctaatatttacatatgtgattGTACAACAAAAAGGAGATCAAAGGCAAACCGGTACGCAACCGGTCATTGTATGCCACCTGATAACAGAGCTGATACGAGCGCAATGCAACCCAGATTTACAAATCAAGGCCACGACTATTTGTTCACACCTGACGCACAAAAAAGGTAATCGACGGTGAAAGTGTATGCACATCTTGGAGTGCATATAAGCTGCaagaaaaatatgaatgaaGGTGACCCGCAAAACCTATTGGTTACACGTGCCTAAACTAGATAAGATAGTGCTCGACTTACTGATAACGCACTGACATTGTTTGCTTATTTTAATTATGACATTAGAAACGCTGTCGGCTTGCGTAATGATCTACTTAAAGCTACTATTAATTAATTGACTAATGATCCAACAAGCTAATCAGTTATTCCAAAATTATCTGCCTTAATGAATAATTATCAGTGACTGgaattataattgcaatttaatggGTACTTACCCGGCTTACACAATACATTACACTGATATAGTTAATATAATTCTACTATATTAATATTGTCTGTCACAGTATGCTGAGTCAGTAGTATTACAAGGTAGATTAtagcaataaattattacaaagtaTATCTATGCCAGTGTGTTACAGTATACGGACATGCAATGTCTAATAGTAAGTATTTCTAACGCTGTTCAAACTGCTACTTAAAATTCTCACTAAACATTCAACACAATTGAAGGTGCGATTCCAGTGAACGTGTaactatttcaattattattccaGCCAGAGTACAGATGGTCGTCTACAAACTTCGTGGGTTAACGGATTGCCCAGCAGCGGTAAAAGGACCATTTTTACACGTAACACGGGCGTGTCGCAGACGTTTACATGTGCGTGCTCGTGAAACCGCAGCAGCTGCTTGTACGCttggaaaaaataatataaacccGCCACAATGTGCTCGAATGATACAAAGACCTCGAAACGGCGCTAGAAAGGTCACGCACGAGTGTTTACACGGGTCTAAATTACGTTCTACTGTGGTTCGTAATTGCGCGGGAAATTAAGATCGGGTCAAGTCGGGAAAAATCGGAAAAGATCGCGTGAAGGTATCTTcttacaaatccctaaactttcgGGAACTGCAAAGGTCAAATGTTACGTTTCTATGAGTTATATCACTGCGTATTGTATAACCAGGTGCTAAGCCTACAAATTATAAGAcccctcgttatatcgccgcgcgtaaAATATTTAGAAGGCGACCTCGATTCAGCGAAATCAGAGAATCATTATTTCCTTATTTAAAATcccattttctttattttacaaaCGGTACCTTCGTGTTTACACGCGTTGTGAaaccttctctttcttttttcagGTTTTACGTAACGAACATGCTGTCAAAAGACCACCTGATCGATTCTTGGACAAACAAGGGATTCGCAACGTTCGTAAGCAGCGAGAAACCAGAAATACTAAAAGGGAAATTTTAAACACACCGTCTTGCTCAAAACGACCACCTG includes:
- the LOC105661896 gene encoding uncharacterized protein LOC105661896 isoform X4 is translated as MPPDNRADTSAMQPRFTNQGHDYLFTPDAQKSQSTDGRLQTSWVNGLPSSGKRTIFTRNTGVSQTFTCFT
- the LOC105661896 gene encoding uncharacterized protein LOC105661896 isoform X2, yielding MSNTRVQMVVYKLRGLTDCPAAVKGPFLHVTRACRRRLHVLRNEHAVKRPPDRFLDKQGIRNVRKQRETRNTKREILNTPSCSKRPPATALYLTYSLQKILCKMNEKERKLL
- the LOC105661896 gene encoding uncharacterized protein LOC105661896 isoform X1 codes for the protein MSNTRVQMVVYKLRGLTDCPAAVKGPFLHVTRACRRRLHVRARETAAAACTLGKNNINPPQCARMIQRPRNGARKVLRNEHAVKRPPDRFLDKQGIRNVRKQRETRNTKREILNTPSCSKRPPATALYLTYSLQKILCKMNEKERKLL
- the LOC105661896 gene encoding uncharacterized protein LOC105661896 isoform X3; the encoded protein is MSNTRVQMVVYKLRGLTDCPAAVLRNEHAVKRPPDRFLDKQGIRNVRKQRETRNTKREILNTPSCSKRPPATALYLTYSLQKILCKMNEKERKLL